The Lycium ferocissimum isolate CSIRO_LF1 chromosome 10, AGI_CSIRO_Lferr_CH_V1, whole genome shotgun sequence genome window below encodes:
- the LOC132034246 gene encoding proteinase inhibitor type-2 CEVI57-like, producing the protein MAVHKVSYLALLLSFGIILLVSNVKHADAEACSKKCDQNLYYEICPGIIRPTCINCCEGKLGCQYYNGSGDLVCYGFKKDEGKVEDNQLEGCSYSSEDGTFVCDVEDDVQKF; encoded by the exons ATGGCTGTTCATAAAGTTAGTTACCTTGCTCTCCTCCTATCATTTG GAATAATTCTGCTTGTGAGCAATGTCAAACATGCAGATGCGGAGGCTTGCTCTAAAAAATGTGATCAAAATCTTTACTATGAGATTTGCCCAGGAATAATTCGTCCAACATGCATTAACTGTTGTGAAGGGAAATTGGGTTGCCAATATTATAATGGTAGTGGAGATCTTGTTTGTTATGGATTTAAAAAAGACGAGGGCAAAGTAGAGGATAATCAGTTAGAAGGTTGTAGTTATAGCAGTGAAGATGGAACTTTCGTTTGCGATGTGGAAGATGATGTCCAAAAATTCTAG